In Drosophila pseudoobscura strain MV-25-SWS-2005 chromosome 4, UCI_Dpse_MV25, whole genome shotgun sequence, the following proteins share a genomic window:
- the LOC6899099 gene encoding uncharacterized protein, giving the protein MMHQIVLPFVRTLSEQQVLKAVKFIERESQERYLYDGQINMLHNLRKFEIEPFVLILDKFHVKWDWHGKWKVLAIAGFNLDGSNFNYLHMKLAMVEDKIMGSEEIDDSLSMVLEAIKRHGYSNRLMGIISAGCPANLLTRVSAAREYPVLWDIVHLRKILAKYRVVDRVLSPVYNFHFTAAKWRDTEFPPVRVDFQNRIAEDLTQLKHLIARVCSYPFLPFTTLNRLNSTDLELSGLAITAMVTDIISDMSMEGRRMFKLSPYKFMATLVGVSVLDTPNPDGVHPG; this is encoded by the exons ATGATGCATCAAATTGTGTTACCTTTTGTGCGTACTTTATCTGAGCAACAGGTACTTAAGGCGGTTAAATTTATAGAGCGGGAGAGTCAGGAGAGATACCTCTACGATGGCCAAATCAACATGCTCCACAATCTTCGGAAGTTTGAGATAGAGCCCTTCGTCCTCATTCTGGACAAATTCCATGTCAAATGGGATTGGCACGGGAAGTGGAAGGTGCTGGCCATCGCAGGTTTCAACCTCGATGGCTCCAATTTCAATTACCTGCACATGAAGCTG GCCATGGTTGAGGATAAGATAATGGGATCTGAGGAGATAGATGACAGTCTATCCATGGTGCTGGAGGCCATAAAACGGCATGGGTACTCCAACCGGCTGATGGGCATCATATCTGCTGGATGCCCCGCCAATTTGCTGACGAGAGTGAGCGCCGCCAGGGAGTACCCAGTACTTTGGGATATCGTACATCTGCGGAAGATTTTGGCAAAATATCGCGTTGTCGACAGAGTACTGAGCCCCgtttacaattttcatttcactGCGGCAAAATGGCGGGATACGGAGTTCCCACCGGTGCGCGTGGATTTCCAGAACCGGATTGCAGAGGATCTTACACAGTTGAAGCATCTTATTGCACGTGTTTGTTCCTATCCTTTCCTACCATTCACCACACTGAACCGACTCAATAGCACCGACCTGGAGCTATCCGGCCTTGCCATAACGGCTATGGTGACCGACATTATATCAGATATGTCGATGGAGGGTCGTCGAATGTTCAAATTAAGTCCATACAAGTTTATGGCAACACTCGTGGGAGTCTCGGTGTTGGATACTCCCAACCCGGATGGAGTCCACCCCggatag
- the LOC6899819 gene encoding uncharacterized protein isoform X2 → MSFNINFNCGPPPVGHYKIGEKESILECINSLPKCDLPLQQKPEVGCQQTAEIADDSFDCSNLTAAQLEQLALLTAAANPGQSSVSLMVMIPAESLLEIVQVLSGTAAQIVSMSSTVLKGNSSKGTTSEVPIWVDAGVGVPPSVGDMEMYQSPEDKPSVVVQTQSKSTTDNQSFRILEHVIIPSQQPGSIGSLCKQEQQLMATTAGGSAQTSVQSPTMLSLLTANNVNHQARKSNEEEVQRSLDFILTDKLLRRMSLYISAFIIP, encoded by the exons ATGTCattcaatattaattttaattgtggtCCCCCCCCGGTCGGCCACTATAAAATTGGAGAAAAAGAATCTATACTGGAATGTATAAATTCTCTGCCGAAGTGCGATTTGCCTCTGCAGCAAAAGCCTGAAGTCGGTTGCCAGCAGACGGCCGAGATTGCTGATGATAGCTTTGATTGCTCCAATCTCACAGCAGCACAGTTGGAGCAGTTGGCCCTACTGACGGCCGCAGCCAACCCTGGGCAATCAAGCGTCAGTTTGATGGTGATGATTCCCGCGGAAAGTTTGTTGGAAATTGTTCAGGTACTGTCTGGCACCGCGGCCCAGATAGTATCCATGTCGTCAACCGTTTTAAAGGGGAATTCCAGCAAGGGAACAACTTCCGAGGTGCCAATCTGGGTGGATGCAGGAGTGGGCGTGCCGCCCAGTGTCGGAGATATGGAGATGTACCAATCGCCCGAAGACAAACCGAGTGTGGTGGTGCAGACACAATCA AAATCGACCACCGATAATCAGAGTTTTCGCATCCTGGAACATGTGATAATTCCATCCCAGCAGCCGGGCAGCATTGGCAGCCTCTGCAAACAAGAGCAACAGCTGATGGCGACTACCGCTGGAGGCAGTGCCCAGACTTCGGTGCAGTCACCCACGATGTTGTCCCTACTCACAGCCAACAACGTAAATCATCAAGCTCGGAAGTCCAATGAAGAGGAAGTCCAACGCTCCCTCGATTTCATTCTGACAGATAAATTGTTACGCAGAATGTCTCTCTACATTTCGGCGTTCATAATTCCTTGA
- the LOC6899819 gene encoding uncharacterized protein isoform X1 — protein sequence MSFNINFNCGPPPVGHYKIGEKESILECINSLPKCDLPLQQKPEVGCQQTAEIADDSFDCSNLTAAQLEQLALLTAAANPGQSSVSLMVMIPAESLLEIVQVLSGTAAQIVSMSSTVLKGNSSKGTTSEVPIWVDAGVGVPPSVGDMEMYQSPEDKPSVVVQTQSYLSQQKSTTDNQSFRILEHVIIPSQQPGSIGSLCKQEQQLMATTAGGSAQTSVQSPTMLSLLTANNVNHQARKSNEEEVQRSLDFILTDKLLRRMSLYISAFIIP from the exons ATGTCattcaatattaattttaattgtggtCCCCCCCCGGTCGGCCACTATAAAATTGGAGAAAAAGAATCTATACTGGAATGTATAAATTCTCTGCCGAAGTGCGATTTGCCTCTGCAGCAAAAGCCTGAAGTCGGTTGCCAGCAGACGGCCGAGATTGCTGATGATAGCTTTGATTGCTCCAATCTCACAGCAGCACAGTTGGAGCAGTTGGCCCTACTGACGGCCGCAGCCAACCCTGGGCAATCAAGCGTCAGTTTGATGGTGATGATTCCCGCGGAAAGTTTGTTGGAAATTGTTCAGGTACTGTCTGGCACCGCGGCCCAGATAGTATCCATGTCGTCAACCGTTTTAAAGGGGAATTCCAGCAAGGGAACAACTTCCGAGGTGCCAATCTGGGTGGATGCAGGAGTGGGCGTGCCGCCCAGTGTCGGAGATATGGAGATGTACCAATCGCCCGAAGACAAACCGAGTGTGGTGGTGCAGACACAATCA tATCTATCCCAACAGAAATCGACCACCGATAATCAGAGTTTTCGCATCCTGGAACATGTGATAATTCCATCCCAGCAGCCGGGCAGCATTGGCAGCCTCTGCAAACAAGAGCAACAGCTGATGGCGACTACCGCTGGAGGCAGTGCCCAGACTTCGGTGCAGTCACCCACGATGTTGTCCCTACTCACAGCCAACAACGTAAATCATCAAGCTCGGAAGTCCAATGAAGAGGAAGTCCAACGCTCCCTCGATTTCATTCTGACAGATAAATTGTTACGCAGAATGTCTCTCTACATTTCGGCGTTCATAATTCCTTGA
- the Tmem214 gene encoding transmembrane protein 214 isoform X1 produces MSDQWEVVTKSRKQKNLDKKVTAHTEQKRIAAQMPKLEELLPTQQYRNLFGSTNNNSISNSPAKSSSSASSSKNKSPIKKNAIKTVGSGGNNGGGSTKKQMPAPLAKPKTLEQALKHITPDDFAAQLTQVKLSCPGSELRWLSHIALYFNGALSYDCDPVFSGRSVQYPSNLASAALKKSVVEFLSSVGESNLEYFFYSLLDGMTTDLNNNQTVVGYKFMLQLIGQNWPSICSKNFAKTALLRNSYQNRSSICLSILWAIGQGGYRSLNEGVKVWQNLMLPNLELKTYSKFVVEYIERVLNAVAVGTSEDILLLNQNEFFAAYNALNATYNNLPKELQQSLKRSASQLLQKYISSPVKHANIFLTLFRDITTVNKPINEIEGCISCLLSSGGDDCLKVWRMNYKKQQLASLLLLQAIDKDWETSTNLLAKSPVYHTFLHDLRLLNEELQSSKRRESCLDDLIGVLVTVQEKSSAQQKKNKQNSATQKKKCGCCKWTLGSIFIIALIAGALCYDTEVNGKGVFEKSATGKVLKNAGVLPHVQRAWYVTMGASARGYKWAEEHVPPYAEPAIKTSVDLWKLARNSAYNIIQSGKGYFNTKWPVLAKFIDQYVPNLSSKLEAFVSGACDLANNSYEKSAALIKEKILIGRFSPENINQALNQTRNVALEYYNQFHKKVDAYAKLK; encoded by the exons atgtCTGATCAATGGGAAGTTGTTACCAAGTCccgcaaacaaaaaaatctgGATAAAAAAGTTACTGCACATACGGAACAGAAGCGTATTGCAGCTCAGATGCCAAAGCTGGAGGAACTCT TGCCAACCCAGCAATACCGCAATTTATTCGGAtctaccaacaacaacagcatatCGAATTCGCCTGCCAAGTCTAGTTCGAGTGCCTCATCATCGAAAAACAAGTCGCCGATCAAGAAAAACGCCATAAAAACAGTTGGGTCTGGAGGCAATAATGGAGGCGGATCAACCAAGAAACAGATGCCGGCACCTCTGGCTAAGCCCAAAACACTAGAACAGGCTCTCAAGCATATAACTCCGGATGATTTTGCTGCTCAGCTGACGCAAGTGAAATTAAGCTGTCCTGGCTCTGAGTTGCGATGGCTTAGTCAT ATTGCCCTTTATTTCAATGGAGCCCTGTCCTACGACTGTGATCCCGTATTCTCTGGACGTTCTGTTCAGTATCCTAGTAATCTGGCGAGTGCTGCTCTCAAGAAATCAGTAGTAGAATTCCTTAGTAGCGTAGGCGAGTCAAATCTagagtattttttttactctCTATTAGATGGTATGACTACGGATCTTAACAATAACCAGACGGTGGTTGGCTACAAGTTTATGCTACAGTTAATAGGTCAAAATTGGCCAAGTATTTGCTCTAAAAACTTTGCCAAGACCGCTTTACTGAGAAACTCCTATCAAAATAGGAGCAGCATTTGCTTAAGTATTTTGTGGGCCATCGGACAGGGTGGTTATAGATCACTGAATGAAGGAGTTAAGGTCTGGCAGAATTTAATGTTGCCCAATTTGGAACTGAAAACCTACTCAAAGTTTGTAGTAGAGTACATAGAAAGGGTCCTTAACGCAGTTGCAGTAGGCACCTCGGAGGATATATTGCTGCTTAATCAGAATGAATTTTTCGCCGCCTATAACGCACTGAATGCTACCTATAATAATCTACCCAAGGAGCTCCAGCAAAGCCTGAAGCGGAGTGCAAGTCAGTTGCTG CAAAAGTACATTTCCAGCCCGGTTAAGCATGCGAATATCTTCCTGACGCTTTTCCGCGACATTACGACTGTAAATAAGCCAATCAACGAAATTGAAGGATGCATTAGTTGCCTTCTCAGCAGCGGTGGGGATGATTGCCTGAAAGTTTGGCGAATGAACTACAAAAAGCAGCAGTTAGCCAGCTTATTGCTACTACAAGCTATAG ACAAAGACTGGGAGACATCTACTAATTTACTTGCAAAATCACCAGTATATCACACTTTTCTACATGATTTGCGTCTTTTAAACGAAGAGCTACAGTCAAGCAAACGGAGAGAAAGCTGCCTTGATGATTTAATAGGAGTTTTAGTG ACTGTTCAGGAAAAAAGCAGCGCACAGCAAaagaagaacaaacaaaattctGCGACACAGAAGAAGAAATGTGGCTGCTGTAAGTGGACTTTGGGTAGTATTTTCATCATTGCACTGATTGCTGGCGCTCTCTGCTATGATACCGAGGTCAATGGCAAGGGGGTGTTTGAGAAATCAGCCACTGGCAAAGTACTGAAAAACGCTGGAGTTTTGCCACATGTCCAGAGGGCCTGGTATGTCACCATGGGAGCAAGCGCCCGGGGCTATAAATGGGCGGAGGAACATGTCCCACCGTATGCAGAACCAGCAATTAAGACTTCTGTAGATCTGTGGAAGCTGGCGAGGAATTCAGCATACAATATCATACAATCCGGCAAGGGATACTTCAATACCAAGTGGCCCGTGCTTGCCAAGTTT attgaTCAATATGTGCCCAATTTGTCAAGTAAACTTGAGGCTTTCGTTTCGGGCGCTTGTGATTTGGCCAACAATAGCTACGAAAAGTCTGCCGCGCTAATCAAGGAAAAGATTCTGAT TGGCCGCTTCTCACCAGAAAACATCAATCAGGCGCTGAATCAGACGCGCAATGTGGCTTTGGAATACTACAATCAGTTTCACAAAAAGGTTGATGCCTATGCCAAGCTTAAATGA
- the Tmem214 gene encoding uncharacterized protein Tmem214 isoform X2, whose translation MAQVKPKSSKQGGKQVTAAKKTVQEKSSAQQKKNKQNSATQKKKCGCCKWTLGSIFIIALIAGALCYDTEVNGKGVFEKSATGKVLKNAGVLPHVQRAWYVTMGASARGYKWAEEHVPPYAEPAIKTSVDLWKLARNSAYNIIQSGKGYFNTKWPVLAKFIDQYVPNLSSKLEAFVSGACDLANNSYEKSAALIKEKILIGRFSPENINQALNQTRNVALEYYNQFHKKVDAYAKLK comes from the exons atgGCTCAGGTTAAACCGAAAAGTAGCAAACAGGGTGGCAAACAAGTGACCGCTGCCAAAAAG ACTGTTCAGGAAAAAAGCAGCGCACAGCAAaagaagaacaaacaaaattctGCGACACAGAAGAAGAAATGTGGCTGCTGTAAGTGGACTTTGGGTAGTATTTTCATCATTGCACTGATTGCTGGCGCTCTCTGCTATGATACCGAGGTCAATGGCAAGGGGGTGTTTGAGAAATCAGCCACTGGCAAAGTACTGAAAAACGCTGGAGTTTTGCCACATGTCCAGAGGGCCTGGTATGTCACCATGGGAGCAAGCGCCCGGGGCTATAAATGGGCGGAGGAACATGTCCCACCGTATGCAGAACCAGCAATTAAGACTTCTGTAGATCTGTGGAAGCTGGCGAGGAATTCAGCATACAATATCATACAATCCGGCAAGGGATACTTCAATACCAAGTGGCCCGTGCTTGCCAAGTTT attgaTCAATATGTGCCCAATTTGTCAAGTAAACTTGAGGCTTTCGTTTCGGGCGCTTGTGATTTGGCCAACAATAGCTACGAAAAGTCTGCCGCGCTAATCAAGGAAAAGATTCTGAT TGGCCGCTTCTCACCAGAAAACATCAATCAGGCGCTGAATCAGACGCGCAATGTGGCTTTGGAATACTACAATCAGTTTCACAAAAAGGTTGATGCCTATGCCAAGCTTAAATGA
- the LOC4811737 gene encoding extensin-2 encodes MKNKIALICILVVLSLDWLYEGSVRADSDSDSSSSSSSSGEHKYKYGKKKNKNKYNYPAYPSPYEYNPYPNPYPQNNYNPYPYNQFMPPYQPPYSPYPYNQFMPPYTPQGTLAPSVGPNPSWNYNGPPNQQPAVPPGQAPQTQPASSVINHSLKVNKEYNEDGHHTS; translated from the coding sequence atgaaaaataaaatagcgTTGATCTGTATCCTTGTGGTACTGAGCCTTGACTGGCTATATGAAGGCAGTGTCCGCGcggacagcgacagcgacagcagcagcagcagcagtagcagtggagagcataaatataaatacggaaaaaagaagaacaagaacaaataCAACTATCCCGCGTACCCGAGTCCATACGAGTACAATCCGTATCCCAATCCATACCCACAAAACAATTACAACCCATATCCCTACAATCAGTTTATGCCGCCCTATCAGCCGCCATATAGTCCGTATCCTTACAACCAGTTCATGCCACCTTATACACCTCAAGGGACTTTGGCTCCGTCAGTGGGTCCAAATCCAAGCTGGAACTATAATGGACCTCCAAATCAGCAACCAGCTGTCCCTCCGGGACAGGCCCCACAAACGCAGCCCGCCTCAAGTGTAATCAACCACTCGCTTAAAGTCAACAAAGAATACAACGAAGACGGACACCATACATCTTAG
- the abo gene encoding DET1 homolog yields MCYYNNRYYRYFLQFRFSRLTRHLIMTAYNLRLQSQNLVHMLQNRESCYTRVGSKFNQSPYLTYERGFYKCITPCLTIDYVAVPLVYLRKFTPDGSKLLAFSHDQRSLHIYKYKGFGASGVGELISEVGETECYIAGNRGPGTLKNTIFDRLFATNDVRILRLCQGDYGRFYLHREFSVFLENGRYVLLAAMCILHGALATADYISYPDLFDKLDAFSYIFFVVDLVLGVVTDRLFLPQDSIVIGHNHGISVHDSLVAIMSRLYQCIYIYEVVAGRLVKRETIGPRPRGFIDEVSSDIGVLDANTILPITHIKQRVLSFLYRQIDANSSRSSQRYQDFYKNFDFLEHMIMEKMQLVNRDLILLRFEERPKDNDITPLLTLGEIPTPRRFYVFYTILGEQVMGVYQDDSVELLQIILQFYDQMRNVRSLHTGDAPSLPPQFFLKQNFVDANKTINFMRQAALRFNPSVPVSTQSYSPSPYLKYNEFSYDDRLISPLERPKPCSTEPIVFRDRTTKLVKFRLSAKARRQNNPLAPRELCAFICHPFEPLILSIQKYSHIYAYNIHLYNHNTVVVPESA; encoded by the exons ATGTGCTATTACAataatcgatactatcgatatTTTTTACAGTTTCGTTTCTCTAGACTAACTCGGCATTTAATAATGACAGCATACAACCTGCGTCTGCAGTCACAAAATCTCGTGCATATGCTGCAGAATCGTGAATCGTGTTACACCAGAGTCGGCAGCAAGTTCAATCAAAGCCCATACCTTACTTATGAGCGAGGGTTCTACAAATGTATCACTCCCTGTCTTACAATAGATTATGTGGCAGTGCCACTTGTTTATCTACGCAAGTTTACCCCTGACGGAAGCAAGCTCTTGGCATTTTCTCACGATCAGAGAAGCttacatatttacaaatataAAGGCTTCGGCGCATCGGGCGTgggagaactaatttccgaAGTCGGAGAAACCGAGTGCTACATTGCCGGAAACAGAGGCCCCGGCACACTAAAAAACACGATATTTGATCGACTATTCGCAACAAATGATGTTCGAATTCTGCGCTTGTGCCAGGGCGATTATGGGCGCTTCTATTTGCACCGTGAATTTAGTGTTTTCTTGGAAAACGGACGTTATGTTCTTCTCGCAGCAATGTGCATCCTGCATGGAGCGTTGGCAACAGCGGATTATATAAGCTATCCGGATCTGTTTGACAAACTAGACGCATTctcatacatattttttgttgtggatTTGGTTTTGGGCGTAGTCACTGACAGACTCTTCCTGCCGCAAGATTCAATCGTTATTGGACATAATCATGGCATTTCGGTCCATGACTCCTTGGTAGCGATCATGTCGAGGTTATATCagtgcatatatatatatgaggTGGTCGCTGGCCGCCTTGTCAAACGAGAGACAATTGGTCCTCGGCCGAGGGGCTTTATCGATGAAGTTTCTTCAGATATAGGTGTTTTGGACGCCAATACAATTTTGCCAATTACACACATAAAACAACGCGTACTGAGTTTTTTATATCGACAAATTGATGCAAACAGCTCCAGATCAAGTCAAAGATATCAGGATTTCTACAAGAACTTCGACTTT TTGGAGCATATGATAATGGAAAAGATGCAATTGGTTAACAGGGACCTGATCTTGTTGCGTTTTGAAGAACGACCAAAAGACAATGATATTACGCCGCTGTTAACGTTGGGAGAGATCCCCACTCCTCGCcgtttttatgttttctacACCATACTTGGCGAGCAAGTTATGGGAGTCTATCAAGACGATTCTGTGGAGCTGCTTCAAATTATACTGCAGTTCTATGACCAAATGCGTAACGTGCGTTCACTGCATACTGGAGATGCACCATCGTTGCCGCCGCAATTTTTCCTGAAGCAGAACTTTGTAGATGCCAACAAAACGATTAATTTTATGCGACAAGCAGCGTTGAGGTTTAATCCAAGCGTTCCCGTTAGTACTCAGAGCTATTCACCATCGCCATATCTAAAATACAATGAATTTAGCTACGATGATCGGCTCATTTCTCCGCTGGAGCGTCCAAAGCCGTGCTCTACCGAACCTATTGTTTTTCGGGATCGAACCACAAAGCTAGTTAAGTTTCGATTGAGCGCAAAGGCGCGAAGGCAAAACAATCCGCTGGCTCCACGCGAATTATGTGCCTTTATATGCCATCCTTTCGAACCTCTTATACTTAGCATACAGAAGTATTCGCATATCTACGCATACAACATACACCTTTACAATCACAATACTGTTGTTGTACCAGAGAGTGCCTGA
- the ATPsynG gene encoding ATP synthase subunit g, mitochondrial — protein MASLATKGSGLVNRLLVQARPQLDVFLKYAKVELTPPTPADIPAIRQSIGNIVKGAKTGSYKNLTVREAWLNTLITAEVIFWFYIGECIGKRHIVGYNV, from the exons ATGGCGAGCTTGGCAACAAAGGGATCGGGACTTGTAAACA GGCTTCTTGTTCAGGCAAGGCCTCAGCTCGATGTTTTCTTGAAATACGCCAAGGTGGAACTGACTCCACCAACGCCAGCTGATATTCCAGCGATTCGTCAGAGCATTGGCAACATTGTCAAGGGTGCTAAAACCGGCTCATACAAGAACCTTACCGTTCGTGAAGCTTGGTTAAACACGCTTATCACCGCCGAGGTCATCTTTTGGTTTTACATTGGCGAATGCATCGGAAAGCGCCACATTGTTGGATATAATGTTTAA